The Dehalococcoidia bacterium genomic interval GAAAAAGATCGAACAATTGAATCCGGGGGAGACCAAACGGAAAAAGCGGAGGAAGTCCGAATGAATCATCACGTGAACGCCATCGCCGGGCGAATGAGCCTGCGCCCGCCGCAGCGGCTCTCGCTGGAAATACTCGATCGAGTCACCGAGGTTGTGCCACCCAAGAAGGGAGCTGATGTCGCTGCCGCACTAGACGCCATCCACAGCGATTTCCCATCAGTGACGGATTTCGAGCGCGAGTTCCCTTCGCTGTGTTTCGCTTTGGCCACTGGTGTAGGCAAGACACGTCTCATGGGTGCCTTCATCACCTACTTGCATCTGGCTCATGGCATCAATAATTTCTTTGTCCTCGCCCCGAACCTGACCATCTATAACAAGCTCATCGCCGATTTCACTCCCGGTACGCCGAAGTATGTTTTCAAAGGCATCGCCGAGTTTGCCACTAATGCACCGGAGATCATCACCGGCGATAACTACGAATCCCGTGCTCGCACTCTATTCGATGCCTTAATCCGCTGCAAAGTGAACATCTTCAACATCTCTAAAATCAATACTGAAGTGCGCGGAGGCAAATCTCCTCGAATCAAACGCCTTTCGGAATATATCGGTGAAAGCTACTTCGATTATCTGGCAGCGCTGCCGGATCTCGTGTTACTGATGGATGAATCCCATCGCTACCGGGCTTCGGCGGGCGTCCGGGCTATCAACGAACTAAAGCCGTTGATGGGGCTTGAACTCACGGCAACGCCCTTTGTCGAAACCGGCAAGGGAGCGGTAG includes:
- a CDS encoding DEAD/DEAH box helicase family protein, translating into MNHHVNAIAGRMSLRPPQRLSLEILDRVTEVVPPKKGADVAAALDAIHSDFPSVTDFEREFPSLCFALATGVGKTRLMGAFITYLHLAHGINNFFVLAPNLTIYNKLIADFTPGTPKYVFKGIAEFATNAPEIITGDNYESRARTLFDALIRCKVNIFNISKINTEVRGGKSPRIKRLSEYIGESYFDYLAALPDLVLLMDESHRYRASAGVRAINELKPLMGLELTATPFVETGKGAV